AAGCGCCTGAGGACGTCCTCGTGGAGGATGCCCTCGACGAACGAGCGCCCGAAGCGCTTCGAGAGCGTGAACGCGACGATGCTCCCGATGAGGACGCCGGTGAGGCTGTAGACGGTGCCGGCGAGGGGGCCGAAGAGGTAGCCGGAGGTGAGCGCGAGGACCTGACCGGGGATGGGCGCGACGACGACCTGGAGGGCTTGCACGAGGACGAAGACGAGGGGGGCGAACGCGCCGAACTGCCGGATCCACGCGCGGAGCGCCTGCGGGTCGGAGAGGAACGCGCCGTAGTTGCGTACGACGACGTAGAGAGTGACGAACGCGGCGGCGACGAGACAGAGCGCGAGCAGGCCGCGACGTCGGTCACTCCGGGAGGCGAAGATCTCCATCTCGTAGTGGTGCGTCGGTGAGTGTCACATATGAGTCTTCTACATTCTTCTCGGTGAGTCGCGCGGGAATTTTCACCGGTCGTCGCGCCCACCTCGGTTTCCTCGGCGGGTTCGCGCCGGTCGGGTCGCGGAGCCGTGTCCCTGTAAAACAATAGTGAAGCAACATTTTTGGTACTGAAGTGTTTTGTGGCCACTAATGTCACGCTATCCGAGAGGGGCCCGGAGCGCACGGTTGAAATGTATCTCGTGTAATGCGCCCGCGACCGAGACCGTCGACCAATCCTACGTCTGCGTCGGTTGTGGCCGCACGATCATCGACGGCGTGGGCGACGACGTGGTCGGTGGCCGTGACTGACATGTCGGCCGAGTACACCGACGCGACCGCGTCCGACGTCGACACGGGCG
The sequence above is drawn from the Halarchaeum grantii genome and encodes:
- a CDS encoding TVP38/TMEM64 family protein, with translation MEIFASRSDRRRGLLALCLVAAAFVTLYVVVRNYGAFLSDPQALRAWIRQFGAFAPLVFVLVQALQVVVAPIPGQVLALTSGYLFGPLAGTVYSLTGVLIGSIVAFTLSKRFGRSFVEGILHEDVLRRFDGFVERVGLPGLLAFVIIPGLPDDAICFLSGLTRWPLRAFIAVIAVGRLPAYVITVYAGDELANGQLLSAAVLIGAIVAFSVIGYYKQEAVRDIVERAERRLSGRS